The Nocardia sp. NBC_01503 sequence TCTCGTTGGACTGCACCGCGACCGTCAATTCCTCCGGACCCGACACATCACGATCACCGACCTTGACGATCACATCGCCCTCCACGATGCCGGCCTTGGCGGCCGGGCTACCGGCCTGCACATCGGCGACCGCGGCACCGCTCATCACATCATTGGCGACAATCTTGGTCTTGGCGCTCACACCCAATCGCGGATGATGCACCTGGCCGTCGTGAATCAGCGCCTGCGAAATCCGCTTCACCTGATCCACCGGAATCGCGAAGCCCAGACCCACCGAACCGCCGCTCTCGGACTTGATAGCGGAGTTGATGCCGATCAACCGGCCCTGCATATCCACGAGCGCGCCACCGGAGTTGCCGTGATTGATCGCGGCATCGGTCTGTACGGCGTCCAGGGTGGCATTGGTATCGGTGCCCTCACCGCCGACCTTCACCGGGCGATGCAGCGCCGAGACGATACCGGAGGTGACGGTCTTCTCCAGGCCCAGCGGGGAACCGATGGCCAGCACATCGTCGCCGACCTTCACCTCATCGGAATTACCGAGCTGAATCACCGACAGGTTCTTCACATCGACCTTGAGCACCGCCAGATCGGATTTGATATCGCGGCCGACAATGCTGGTCGGCACCCGGGTGCCATCGGAGAAGACCACCTGCAGTTGGGCTTTGCCGCTCTTGTCATTCGCGGCCAGTGAGATCACGTGATTATTGGTGACGATGTAACCCGCGCCGTCGATCACCACGCCCGAACCGGTGGAACCCGAATCGCCGACCCAGGCGCGCACGGTCACCATCGCGGGCATGACCGCGTCCACGACCTTGGAGATCTGGCCGTGCGAGACATTCGTCGAATCCGTCGACTGCAACGCCACCTTGCGGGAGGTCAGCGCGGAGGTGGATTCGGCGGTGAGCCGCCCCACCAGACCGCCGGCCAAACCGATCACCAGCGCCACACCGGCCAGAATCGCCAGCGCCTTGGGCGCGACCCGGCTGCCGAACAACACCTCGCGAGCGGAGAGCTGACGGCCCGGGGCGAGCGGCTGCGGCTGCGGAGTCTGCACCGCCGGGGAGCCAAGGCGGGCAGCGGAATTCGGATCCCGCCACGGATCGGCCGGCGCGGCGTTCGCGGCGGCCTCGGCCTTGGCGTCGGGATCGCGCTGCAGAATCTCGTCCGAACCCGCCGGGCGACCGAACGCCTCGGCCAGTACGGCATCGGGCGGGCGGTTCTGCACCAGCGGCCCGTCCTGCGCGGCGGCAGCGGCAGCGGCGGCGGCCGTGCGCGGGGAGAACGAACCAGGCTGCCCACTCGGACGGCGGAAGGCGCGCGCGGTATGGGTGTCGACATGCGGCCGATAAACCGGTCGCGGCCCCAGGACCGGTGCGTCCGACGGCCTCAGGTTCCCCCGATCGGCCGCCGAATCCGAAGCCTGCGCAGAATTCGGCAGGTTGTTCGCCGCGGGCCCCTCACCCGGAATCGGGCCCGTGTTCTTCGATTCGGTGGTCACGCGATGAACTCTACTTGCGCCACCAGGATGTCCACCGTCTGCTGTCGAACGAATCTTGGCGCAGCCCGACGAAACTCGCGCCACGAGCGAGCGTGCCGCGCTCGGAATTCAGCGTTTCCGCACCGGGGAGTTCCGACAGCGGGATACGGCTCAGCGAATCGTGCAGGCGCATGGGCGCGGAAATCTGATCGGAGGACTGCCGCAGCGCAATACGAGCCTGCTGCTGGGCGTCCACCTCCGCCGCGCATTCCACGCAGACGGAGAGATGATGCGCGGCACGCAGATACGCGTTCATCCGCAATTCACCGTCCACATAGGCGGCGATGGCCTCACTGGCCAGATGCTCGGTGGGGGCGAAACGAGGCGGACGCGGCGTTCTGTCCTCGCCACTCATAAGCTGCACACCCTTCCGGACCACCTCGGCTGCATCGGGATTGCCGGTGTGCGGGCCCACTGCCCGCCCGCTCACCTGGCGTTCTCGGCGGCGGCGAAACGCCGCTCCACTCCATTATGCGCAAGGTGTTCTTTGAGTGCCTGACGTCCTCGGTGGATCCGGCTGCGGACGGTGCCGAGTTTGACCCCGAGCGTCGCGCCGATCTCCTCGTAGGACAGCCCCTCGATATCGCAGAGCACCACCGCGGCACGGAACTCCGGAGCCAGCGAATCCAGTGCCGCCTGCAGCTCAGGGTCCAGATTGGCGTCGTGGTAGACCTGCTCGGGACCCGGACCCTCGGACGGCACCCGGTCGTAATCCTCGGGTAGCGCCTCCATGCGAATCCGATTGCGGCGCCGCACCATATCCAGGAAGAGGTTGGTGGTGATGCGGTGCAGCCAGCCCTCGAAGGTGCCCGGCTGGTAGTTCTGCAATGAGCGGAACACCCGGATGAAGGTTTCCTGGGTCAGATCCTCGGCGTCCTGCTGATCGCCGGTGAGACGGTAGGCCAGGCGGTACACGCGGTCGGCGTGTTCCCGGACCAGTTCGTCCCAGGTGGGCATCATGGTGCGGTCACCGGTGGCATCGAAGGCAGCGGTGCCGCTGAGCGCAGCCGCGTCGAGATCTTCGTCCGACACTGTGGTGGCGTCCGAAGAGATGTCCTGCACGGGCAGGGTGGCGGGTTCACGCGCCGCGTCGACCATGTGGATGGGATTACCTCCTACTCGGGACCTCGATCCCGGTTTTCGTGTACAACCGACCTGGTGGGTCGTGTTGTTCCCGATCGCCGTGGCCGAAGGTCGCTGGCCTGACTTGGCAATACTCTTGCCGGTCCCGATGTGGCCGGCATATGCGCTGGCTGAGGGACACCTGAGAAAAATCGCCACACCGGCCGGTCACCGCCGGGCTTTCGGCGTCCCGCGCCATTAGCCTCATAGCCGTGAGCCAGACTCCCGCGGCATCGAACCTGCAGCGCAACCTCGCCTACGTGGAGGAATCCGTCGCCGAGGACGAGATTCTCATCGGCGCGCGCGAACGCGCCCTCGAACTCGGCGCGGCACCGGTACCCCCTTCAGTGGGGGCACTGCTGAGTATGTACGCCCAATTGCTGGGCGCGCGTGCGGTGGTCGAGGTCGGCACCGGGGCCGGGGTGAGCGGACTCTGGCTGCTCGACGGCATGCGCGAGGACGGCACGCTCACCACCATCGACTCCGAACCCGAACATCAGCGCGCCGCGCGCGAGGCGTTCCGCTCGGCCGAGATCGCGCCCGCGCGCACCCGGCTGATCAACGGCCGGGCGCTGGATGTATTGCCGCGCTTGGCGGATGGGGCATACGACCTGGTGTTCATCGATGCCGCGCCGCTGGAGCATCCGCAGTATGTGGCGCAGGCGGTTCGATTACTACGCGAGGGCGGGGCCATCCTGCTGCACAACGCGTTGCTCGGCGGGCGGGTCCCCGATCCGGCGCAGCGCGATCCCCAGACCCAGGCGGTGCGCGCGGCGACCCGCGCGATCGCCGAGGATCCGGCGCTGACGAGCGTGCTCATCCCGGTCGGCGACGGGCTGCTCTGCGCCTCGCGCGGGTAAAAATCGCCTCTGAACTGCGAGGACTCTGATCCTCGCGGGGAATTTCCGCACCGTGGTACGTGGTGTCGGAGAAGTTTTCCGCGCGTGGATTATCCGCGGGGCATGTATTTCGTGAACTTTGCGATTTTCCTACGGTGCCGGGTCTTGCGTCGAGATTGAACGAGTGTTTAATGTATTGAACATGCGTTCAGCCTCTGAGGATCTGACCACCCGGGCCCGGATTCGCGATGCCGCGATCACCACCTTCGGGGAGCAGGGTTTCGGGGTGGGAGTACGGGCCATCGCCGCCGCGGCGGGGGTATCGCCCGGCCTGGTGAATCACCACTTCGGCTCCAAAGAGGGCCTGCGCACAGCCTGTGACGACCACGTGCGGGAGGTGGTGCGCGCCGCGAAAGTGGAGTTCGCACAGCGCCCCTCGTCGAACGGCCTGCTACAGCAATTGGCGGAGATCGAGGAATTCGCACCGCATATGGCCTATCTGTTGCGCAGCTTCCAATCCGGCGGCAGCCTGCTCATCAGCTTCTTCGAGCATATGGTCGAGGATGTCGAAGGCTATCTCACCGCCGGTATAGAGGCCGGAACCTACCGTGCCCCAAAGGATTTGAAAGCCACCGCGCGTTATCTGGCCACCACCAACGGCGGCGGGATCATGATGTTCCTGCAGCTCTACGAGGCCAAGCACGAGGGCCGCATCGATTTTCGAAAAGCATTGCGCGAGTACGCCGATCTCATGATGCTGCCCGCACTCGAGATCTACACCAACGGCATGCTCACCGATTCGATGATGCTGGACACCCTGAATCCCCCGGCTCCCCAATGATCACCCACTGTCGTTTTCCTACAAGGAGATTCGATGAATGCTCCGGCCAACCCGGCCATCTCGGTCCGGGATCTGCACAAGAACTTCGGCCAGGTGCACGCCCTCGACGGCCTCGACCTGGAGGTCGACGAGGGGGAGGTGCACGGGTTCCTCGGCCCGAACGGCGCGGGGAAGTCCACCACCATTCGGGTACTGCTCGGCATCCTGTCCCGCACCTCCGGTGACGCCCAGGTGCTCGGGCGCGATCCATGGACCGACGCGGTCGCCCTGCACCGCGATATCGCTTATGTCCCAGGCGATGTCACGCTCTGGCCGACGCTGAGCGGCGGTGAGACCATCGATCTGCTGGCGCGTATGCGCGGCGGGCTGGATCAGCAGCGCCGTGCCGAGCTGATCGAGCGGTTCGAACTCGATCCGAAGAAGAAGGCGCGCGCCTACTCCAAGGGCAATCGGCAGAAGGTGGCGCTGGTCTCGGCCTTCTCCTCGCACGCCCGGTTGTTCCTGCTGGACGAACCCACCTCGGGCTTGGACCCCCTGATGGAGCAGACATTTCGCGAATGCGTGCACGAGGCATCCCAGCGCGGATGCACGGTGCTGCTCTCCAGTCACATCCTCTCGGAGGTGGAGGCGCTATGTCAGCGGGTCACCATCATCCGCGCCGGGCGGACGGTGGAGTCCGGCACGCTTGCCTCGATGCGGCATCTGAGCCGCACCTCCATCACCGCCGAAATGATCGGCGACCCGGGTGATCTGAGCCGGATTCCGGGCGTCGCCGATATCAGCCGCGAGGATCACACGCTGCACTGCCAGGTGGACGGTGAACACCTCGGTGAACTCATCAAGGTGCTCGGTGATGCCGGGGTGCGCAGCCTGGTCAGCGCGCCGCCGACGCTGGAAGAGCTGTTCCTGCGTCACTATTCGCTCAATGGCGAGGGCGCCGCCGAATCCGGCCGGGACTCCGCCGAACTGCAGCGGGTCGCGAAATGACCGCCATCACCGCCCGGCACGCGGTCGAAAGGCCGTTACGGTCAACCGGATTCACCGGAACGGGGCAGATGCTCCGGTTGTACCTGCGGCGTGATCGCATTGTGCTGCCACTGTGGATACTGCTGTTGTCCCTGCCACTCGGCAGCGTCTACATCAACAGCATTGTCAGCGTGTACCCGAGCGATGCCGACCGGGCCAGCTTCGCCGACTCCATCCTCGCCAGTCCGGCCCAGTTGGCCATGTACGGGCCGGTCTACAACACCAGCCTCGGCGCGGTCGGCATCTGGAAAGCGGGGATGTTCTACACCCTCATCGCCATCGCCACGATCCTCACCCTGATTCGGCACACCCGGGCCGAGGAGGAGACGGGCCGCGGGGAATTGGTGGCCGCCACCCGGGTCGGGCGGTACGCCGGGCTCACCGCGGCGCTCATCGTCGGTTACGGCGGCGCGCTGGCCACCGGGCTGATCGGCTTCCTGAGCCTGTCCGGGAGCAAGCTCACCGGCGACGACGTACGCGCCGGATCGCTGGCCTTCGGCCTGGCTCTGGCCGGATCGGGCGCGGTCTTCGCCGCGGTGGCCGCGGTCTGCGCGCAGTTGACCACCAGCGCCCGGCTGGCCCGCGGTCTGGCCTTCGCGATTCTCGGCGTGACCTACA is a genomic window containing:
- the sigE gene encoding RNA polymerase sigma factor SigE, which codes for MVDAAREPATLPVQDISSDATTVSDEDLDAAALSGTAAFDATGDRTMMPTWDELVREHADRVYRLAYRLTGDQQDAEDLTQETFIRVFRSLQNYQPGTFEGWLHRITTNLFLDMVRRRNRIRMEALPEDYDRVPSEGPGPEQVYHDANLDPELQAALDSLAPEFRAAVVLCDIEGLSYEEIGATLGVKLGTVRSRIHRGRQALKEHLAHNGVERRFAAAENAR
- a CDS encoding S1C family serine protease, with amino-acid sequence MTTESKNTGPIPGEGPAANNLPNSAQASDSAADRGNLRPSDAPVLGPRPVYRPHVDTHTARAFRRPSGQPGSFSPRTAAAAAAAAAQDGPLVQNRPPDAVLAEAFGRPAGSDEILQRDPDAKAEAAANAAPADPWRDPNSAARLGSPAVQTPQPQPLAPGRQLSAREVLFGSRVAPKALAILAGVALVIGLAGGLVGRLTAESTSALTSRKVALQSTDSTNVSHGQISKVVDAVMPAMVTVRAWVGDSGSTGSGVVIDGAGYIVTNNHVISLAANDKSGKAQLQVVFSDGTRVPTSIVGRDIKSDLAVLKVDVKNLSVIQLGNSDEVKVGDDVLAIGSPLGLEKTVTSGIVSALHRPVKVGGEGTDTNATLDAVQTDAAINHGNSGGALVDMQGRLIGINSAIKSESGGSVGLGFAIPVDQVKRISQALIHDGQVHHPRLGVSAKTKIVANDVMSGAAVADVQAGSPAAKAGIVEGDVIVKVGDRDVSGPEELTVAVQSNEIGQTVNVRLIRDGREVDVPVTLESD
- a CDS encoding O-methyltransferase produces the protein MSQTPAASNLQRNLAYVEESVAEDEILIGARERALELGAAPVPPSVGALLSMYAQLLGARAVVEVGTGAGVSGLWLLDGMREDGTLTTIDSEPEHQRAAREAFRSAEIAPARTRLINGRALDVLPRLADGAYDLVFIDAAPLEHPQYVAQAVRLLREGGAILLHNALLGGRVPDPAQRDPQTQAVRAATRAIAEDPALTSVLIPVGDGLLCASRG
- a CDS encoding ABC transporter ATP-binding protein, which translates into the protein MNAPANPAISVRDLHKNFGQVHALDGLDLEVDEGEVHGFLGPNGAGKSTTIRVLLGILSRTSGDAQVLGRDPWTDAVALHRDIAYVPGDVTLWPTLSGGETIDLLARMRGGLDQQRRAELIERFELDPKKKARAYSKGNRQKVALVSAFSSHARLFLLDEPTSGLDPLMEQTFRECVHEASQRGCTVLLSSHILSEVEALCQRVTIIRAGRTVESGTLASMRHLSRTSITAEMIGDPGDLSRIPGVADISREDHTLHCQVDGEHLGELIKVLGDAGVRSLVSAPPTLEELFLRHYSLNGEGAAESGRDSAELQRVAK
- a CDS encoding TetR/AcrR family transcriptional regulator, whose translation is MRSASEDLTTRARIRDAAITTFGEQGFGVGVRAIAAAAGVSPGLVNHHFGSKEGLRTACDDHVREVVRAAKVEFAQRPSSNGLLQQLAEIEEFAPHMAYLLRSFQSGGSLLISFFEHMVEDVEGYLTAGIEAGTYRAPKDLKATARYLATTNGGGIMMFLQLYEAKHEGRIDFRKALREYADLMMLPALEIYTNGMLTDSMMLDTLNPPAPQ